In Penaeus monodon isolate SGIC_2016 chromosome 15, NSTDA_Pmon_1, whole genome shotgun sequence, a genomic segment contains:
- the LOC119582203 gene encoding LOW QUALITY PROTEIN: alpha-(1,6)-fucosyltransferase-like (The sequence of the model RefSeq protein was modified relative to this genomic sequence to represent the inferred CDS: substituted 1 base at 1 genomic stop codon) — MLVVLEGQKSGVNRLSLTAPPRSASHTPSQSGEQNNVQSLKSKEWSGADSRRRHIYKAETLLITLKKSKTHIFVVPKRSPECPKGLASVTVDRVLKLARIESKLQVFHQTPFLKTQSIHTEKLRIYTLSISYLSQHLRNIKILVFWTMSQPLMEAQQMRQQVVSDVRYTWNFLKFHLRNLNSNTKCSTVLEELEHYXRYVLASDLTRLDEVDGFQEWREEEAAALSALVQHRLHVLQNPHDCASAKKIYCDFRSSARGMGSHLHHLSYCFLALYGTQRTLVLNTKDYYGNPEGLEKFFLPLSETCTSYSKSQMVSWPGKEDSLAVHFPDWDRPSPRPKYFPKSIPKDISERLMRLHGDPFAWWMGQFFKYAMRMIQEFQNYSDKLAREMGYESPVVGLQIRRSDKLKKEAVYIDLSVYMKEVDELYKELELRQTVAQRRIFLATDDPEVIPEIKKKYPEYKLLYNSASVDSTRKSQRKRGRVYNILARSDYLVCGMTSNVCRLSYELMQTLHVDASTRVSSVDKDYFFHYEVGNVVKARFSHKPRRTRELEMREGDLVDRNDIPSHFYKHPSKSNGFQWGRNTRTKQSGYYPVYKTVEILEKANVQSFEHIDRRNKTI, encoded by the exons ATGCTTGTTGTCTTAGAGGGGCAGAAAAGTGGAGTGAACAGGCTATCTCTGACAGCTCCACCGAGGAGCGCTAGCCATACGCCCTCACAGAGCGGGGAACAG AACAATGTGCAAAGTTTAAAGTCTAAAGAATGGTCGGGTGCGGATTCACGCCGAAGACACATCTACAAAGCAGAAACACTTCTAATAACTTTGAAGAAATCCAAAACTCACATTTTTGTAGTACCTAAGCGATCTCCGGAATGTCCAAAAGGACTTGCTTCTGTGACAGTTGATCGGGTTTTAAAGTTAGCACGAATTGAATCGAAACTGCAGGTGTTTCATCAAACACCT TTTCTCAAGACTCAGAGTATCCATACTGAGAAGCTCAGGATCTATACTCTGAGCATTTCCTATCTATCGCAACACCTTCGTAATATCAAAATCCTTGTTTTCTGGACG ATGTCACAGCCATTAATGGAGGCCCAACAGATGCGTCAACAGGTGGTAAGTGACGTGCGTTATACCTGGAACTTCTTGAAATTTCATCTAAGAAATCTTAACTCGAACACCAAGTGTAGCACCGTTCTTGAAGAACTGGAACATTACTAAAGGTACGTTTTAGCT AGTGACCTCACGCGCCTTGATGAGGTCGACGGGTTTCAGGAGTGGCGGGAGGAGGAGGCCGCTGCCCTCAGTGCCCTCGTACAACATCGGCTGCACGTTTTGCAGAATCCTCACGACTGCGCCTCCGCCAAGAAGATCTACTGTGATTTTAGATCTTCC GCCCGAGGTATGGGGAGCCATCTGCACCACCTGAGCTACTGTTTCCTGGCATTGTATGGCACTCAGCGAACCTTGGTTCTTAACACGAAGGACTACTATGGCAACCCCGAAGGACTCGAAAAATTCTTTCTTCCTCTGAGCGAGACCTGCACGAGCTACAGCAAGTCTCAGATGGTTTCTTGGCCAG GAAAGGAAGATTCGCTTGCTGTGCATTTTCCGGATTGGGACAGACCGAGCCCGAGGccgaaatattttccaaaatcaatCCCAAAGGACATTTCCGAGCGTCTGATGCGCCTCCATGGAGATCCTTTTGCCTGGTGGATGGGCCAATTCTTCAAGTATGCCATGAGGATGATCCAAGAATTCCAGAATTACTCTGACAAGCTAGCACGAGAAATGGGTTACGAGTCTCCTGTTGTAGG CTTGCAGATTCGGCGCTCAGACAAGTTGAAGAAGGAGGCAGTTTACATTGACCTCAGTGTGTACATGAAAGAAGTGGATGAATTATACAAAGAGCTGGAGTTGCGTCAGACCGTTGCTCAACGAAGGATTTTCTTGGCCACTGACGATCCAGAAGTAATtccagaaataaagaagaa gTACCCGGAGTACAAGCTCCTGTACAACTCGGCCAGTGTAGACTCGACGCGCAAAAGCCAGCGGAAAAGGGGTCGAGTTTACAATATTCTTGCTCGATCCGACTACCTTGTCTGCGGGATGACTTCCAATG TCTGCAGGCTGAGTTACGAGCTGATGCAGACCCTCCATGTGGACGCGTCGACCCGCGTCTCGTCGGTCGACAAAGATTACTTCTTCCACTACGAGGTCGGAAATGTCGTCAAGGCTCGCTTTTCGCATAAGCCCAGGAG GACCAGAGAACTAGAAATGCGGGAAGGAGATCTGGTGGACCGAAACGATATACCTTCCCATTTCTACAAGCATCCCAGCAAAAGCAATGGGTTTCAGTGGGGCAGAAACACGCGTACCAAACAATCAGGTTATTATCCTGTTTACAAGACCgtcgaaattttggaaaaagcaaATGTCCAGTCCTTTGAACACATTGACAGAA